A stretch of DNA from Methanolinea mesophila:
TCTGGCCGGGATGCCGAACTCTGCCCTCAGCTCCTCGTCCTCGAACGCCCGTACCACATCGATCTTGAGGAAGGCAACCCTTTTTTTCCCGAGGAAGTGCCTGATAATCTGCCTTGCTACCGCGGTCTTCCCGGCACTTGGCGGACCGGCGATGACGATCAGTTTCATGCCGGAAAACCCTTCTCCACCAGCAGCTCGCCTGCCCGGATCCTCTCCCTGAACATGCAGAGGGTGACGTCCATTCGTTCCACCATCTCCAGCACCTGCCGCTCTTTTCCCTTCGGTTCGAGTATCTTTTCAACAGCCCCGTTTCTCATTACCACCCTTCTGTCCGAGAGGAGGGATACCAGCGGGTCGTGGGTGACGAATATCACGGACTTGCAATGTTCCTTTAAGACCCGGATCACCTTTTCCCGAAATATGCCGGCATTTTCAACCTCATCGAGGAGAATAAGGGGCGCATTGCTGACCAGGATGGCGTCGGCTACCATCAGGGAACGGGTCTGCCCCCCGGAAAGGGCGGTGATCCTGCAGGAAGGCTGGATCTGTTCCCCGGTGAACTGGTTGGCCAGGTCGATCGTCTCCCGGACGATTCCAGGGTCCTGTAATTTACGTGCCTTCACGTGCATAGTGAGGAATGCCTCTACCGTGAGGTCGGCGAGGCACTTGGTGTTCTGGGTGATCAGCGCCACCGGCTTCATCGAGGGGTCACGGATATACTCCTCGGGGGGAACTCTTCCGTTTACCAGGACGGTCCTCCCCGTTGCCGTGTCGTTCTGGGCGAATACCTCGATATCGTTGATCAGTGCGGTCTTCCCCGAACCGGTAGGTCCTACGATGGACAAGGTATCCCCGGGGCGGATCACCAGAGAATCGAACTTCTCGGGCCGTCCCTGCTTGTCGTGGCCGGGAAGGATGGTGATCTCGCTGATGGCGCAGGTGTCCATGGAGTATACATGGTACGGGGGAATAAAATACATTTGCATTATTCTAGTTATTAATTACCTATTAAGGAAATATTATTAATAATAATTATACTATGGTATTATAATGTTCTCAAAAATGGTATTCGAGAAGGAGTTTCGCACCGCACTCGAGGAGGAGCTCCGACGCCAGGGCCTGACTATCAGGGAGCTGGCAGAAAAGGCCGGAATACCGGCTGCTACGCTTTACAAGCTCTCTTCGGGTGAGAGGGATGTACGGCTGTCCACCGTGAAGAGGATCGTGCAGGTCCTTGAGCCGCGGTACCCACCGTTTATTGCGGTTATCGCGGCGAAGTTTCTCCTGGACGAAGTAGAGGGACAGAAGATCACGTTCGGCGAACAGACCTGCATTATCCGGGGTTACACCGCGAATTCCATCGAAGAATGTATTATAGCGGCGGTAAAGGCGGAGAAGGAGGGTGCGGTGGGGATCGTGTGCGCACCGGTGCTCGCGTCGATGGTGGAGAAGATCGTGGATGTCCCTGTAGCCATCATGAAGCCCGGGAAAAAGACCGTGCTCGATGCACTGGACGTCATCGGGAAGCGGATTTCGTGAGGAAAAGTCCAGAACACGAGGCCCCGGAATCTTCCCGGAATTTTTTTTACCCTCCGTTTTGTTTCACTTTCTCCTCTTTTACCTCGGGGCTGAAGAGGAAGAACAGGCCGCTCACCAGCATCAGCAGGTCAAGCGGAGGCACAATGCTCGCTATGAGCGCAATGATACCTGCACGCTGCCAGCGGCCCGATCCGGTCGACCAGAGAGATACGAACCCGAGAATAATTCCCAGGATCTTTACAAAGGCCAGGGCGTAAAGCCCCCCGATAAAGAGCCCGGGCAGGCCTTGCAGCATGCGGGCGATCAGCACGCCCGCGAGGAGGACCAGGGCCACCGCGAGTATGCTCAGGACCAGGGAGACGATCAGGATGATCTTCCCGATCTTCGCCTCGGAGCTCAACCCTCGCAGTTCGAGAATTCCGGTCATTATCCTCGTATGGCCCCCGGAATTATATAACGGTATTTCAGCCCTTCCTTCGCCCGGTTACCTGTGGAGGATGAGGCACACGGCCGCTTTTGCGTTTCTGATTTGGGAATTTAGCGCCTTATTATTGTAAATAAACCCTATGATGCTTTATGGTAAAGGGGGAAGCGATCAGGCCAGCAGCGGGAGGATGCGTATCCGAAGGAAAGAACAATTATCCGGGATAAAAAAGAGAATCTCATTGTGGAATCACGCGAGGTTGCGGTGCTCCAGCATGTCCCGGAGGAGCCGGGAGGCATCATTGAAGAGCTTGCAGCTACCCGGGAAATTCCCCTCCGGAGGGTCCGGCTCTACGAGACGAATGATCTCCCGCGGCTGGATTCGTCCCACCTTCTGGTGCTCGGTGGTCCGATGAGCGTGAACGATGAGGCCGAGTACCGTTATCTTCGTCAGGAGAAGGAGCTCATCAGGGAACGGGTCCGACGCGGCCGCCCGGTGCTCGGGGTATGCCTCGGGGCGCAGCTTATCGCATCCGCCGGCGGGGCGCCGGTATCCCGGTGTGAACAGGAGCTCGGGTGGAGCATGGTCGGGCTTGACGAGGGCGCGTCCTTTTCAGGACTCCCGGAGAGGTTCAGGGTGTTCCAGATGCACGGGGAGACCTTCGGCCTGCCTGCCGGTGCGTCGCTGCTCTGTCGCGGTGAGCGGGTTTCCCACCAGGCTTTGGTATGGAAGAGTGCACTCGGAGTCCAGTTTCACCTCGAGCTGACCGGGGAGATGGCCGCTGACTGGACAAAAGGGTGCCAGCCCGGTGAACGGACGAAGATACTGGAAGAAACGAGGCGTTATCTCCCCGAGAGCCACCGGCTTTGCGGTATCATCGCCGGTAAATTCTTTTCAGGAGCCGGTGAAAGGTTCTCCTGGATATAACGTTTTGACAGTGATGGATGTCAGGGACGCATACTCCGTCAGGTTTCATGACCTGCGCCAGGTCAGGACTTTCTCAACCGGCGAAACGATGCCACTCACGGATTGGTGACCTGCCGTACCCGGATATCTCGTTTCCCTGCCTTCATTTTCCCCTAATCCCGGTTTACTAAAGGCCTGCACTACACAGAGATATTGGGGACTTTGGAGAACTATTTATACATAATGTAAAATATACTATACTTAGCACCCCTGACCCGGCGAACATATCCGTCGGGATGTGCGGGATAAAACTCTGAAGACGAATGAGCGCGGGATAACCCCGCTGAGTGATACTATGGTCATTACACCGTTAAACCGAAAAAATTCGAGAATATTCCTGATATTCTTTCTAATCGCTGCATGTGCCTGCACCGCAGTTGCCAGTGCGGCGTCAACGAGCGATGACATCGCGTCATCACAGGTCGCCGTAACCGCGATCTCCCTCGATCCGGAGATCCTCATGCAGGACGATACCGGGATGATCACCGTGGAAGTCCAGAATTTCGGCAGCAGCAGCGTTCCACTCTATCGTGCAACCCTGATGACGGACACCAATCTCAAATTGCAAAACCAGGGTACGTACGACTCGCTGGGATCCCTCGGTGCCGGGACGACCATGAAATTCACCTTCACTGTGAATGCCGATACCTGGGACGGAATATACTATCCCCGGTTCCAGCTCGACTACTCCGACCCCTCGGCGGACGGGCTCCGTTACTCCATCCCTGTCCAGGTGGAGAGCACGGGGATAGAGGTATCGGTCCTTGACGCGCCGGACAGCTTCTCGGATGGGAAAAAGGGTGCAATTACCCTGCTTATCGGGAATCCCCGTGAAAATACCGTTCACGGGATAACCGTTACCCCACAGGGGGACGGGATCACCTCTACCCAGAGGAGCATCTTCGTAGGAGACTTAAAGCCCGGAGAATCCCGGAACGTGACCTTCGATATCACCCCTTCACAGGAGACCGAGCTCACCTTCAACGTCAATTACAAAAACGGGATCAATGCCCATAATGCCACGGTCAGCCTGCCGGTCACGTTCGGCGAGGATAAGATGGGCGCCGATATGGTGATCAGCGGAATCGAGGTCTCCAGGAGCGGGGCCGGGTATTCCATGAGCGGGGATGTGAGCAATGTGGGGCTAT
This window harbors:
- a CDS encoding ATP-binding cassette domain-containing protein — encoded protein: MDTCAISEITILPGHDKQGRPEKFDSLVIRPGDTLSIVGPTGSGKTALINDIEVFAQNDTATGRTVLVNGRVPPEEYIRDPSMKPVALITQNTKCLADLTVEAFLTMHVKARKLQDPGIVRETIDLANQFTGEQIQPSCRITALSGGQTRSLMVADAILVSNAPLILLDEVENAGIFREKVIRVLKEHCKSVIFVTHDPLVSLLSDRRVVMRNGAVEKILEPKGKERQVLEMVERMDVTLCMFRERIRAGELLVEKGFPA
- a CDS encoding helix-turn-helix domain-containing protein; its protein translation is MVFEKEFRTALEEELRRQGLTIRELAEKAGIPAATLYKLSSGERDVRLSTVKRIVQVLEPRYPPFIAVIAAKFLLDEVEGQKITFGEQTCIIRGYTANSIEECIIAAVKAEKEGAVGIVCAPVLASMVEKIVDVPVAIMKPGKKTVLDALDVIGKRIS
- a CDS encoding type 1 glutamine amidotransferase, which produces MESREVAVLQHVPEEPGGIIEELAATREIPLRRVRLYETNDLPRLDSSHLLVLGGPMSVNDEAEYRYLRQEKELIRERVRRGRPVLGVCLGAQLIASAGGAPVSRCEQELGWSMVGLDEGASFSGLPERFRVFQMHGETFGLPAGASLLCRGERVSHQALVWKSALGVQFHLELTGEMAADWTKGCQPGERTKILEETRRYLPESHRLCGIIAGKFFSGAGERFSWI
- a CDS encoding COG1361 S-layer family protein — translated: MVITPLNRKNSRIFLIFFLIAACACTAVASAASTSDDIASSQVAVTAISLDPEILMQDDTGMITVEVQNFGSSSVPLYRATLMTDTNLKLQNQGTYDSLGSLGAGTTMKFTFTVNADTWDGIYYPRFQLDYSDPSADGLRYSIPVQVESTGIEVSVLDAPDSFSDGKKGAITLLIGNPRENTVHGITVTPQGDGITSTQRSIFVGDLKPGESRNVTFDITPSQETELTFNVNYKNGINAHNATVSLPVTFGEDKMGADMVISGIEVSRSGAGYSMSGDVSNVGLSDAKSVIVMVDSPAVPIDPDRVSVIGALEPDDFSSFDLTFNAQGVSSIPVIVQYKDEDGNLYEEKTQVSLNSMSASTGTGSGTFQSGQAVQDGQPPGGARTGPFTFGRGVNSIPWLEIVLAVIVAVGIVVAWRKGVFGKIKGRIRK